One Amaranthus tricolor cultivar Red isolate AtriRed21 chromosome 1, ASM2621246v1, whole genome shotgun sequence DNA window includes the following coding sequences:
- the LOC130805640 gene encoding zinc finger protein CONSTANS-LIKE 10-like, whose protein sequence is MGYLCDYCGEHRSMVYCRSDTAFLCLSCDRNVHSANALSKRHSRTLVCERCNAQPALVRCIDEEVSLCQKCNWEGHDEKTSFHKQQSIDYYTGCPSASELSKIWSFILDIPLPSSDNSTCQEGLGLLSISESGTKNCMDHVDKNDNQAAVADGNDLNESIFWSGRASSPELRLRECPDQPGCTESSQMFYSSYRVVATSEDDLFADIDMDEVDINFENYDELFGVTLTHSEQLLENGGINSLFSRHDMRIADSNCQGGLGAEGASAGITGQMQPACSNAASADSIMSVKTEPNIGFAAKQAHSGLSFSGLTGESSGGDYQDCGASSLLLLGEPPWCPQGPESSNQSTIRTEAVMRYKEKKKTRKFEKRVRYASRKARADVRKRVKGRFVKAGDAYDYDPLNDTRSF, encoded by the exons ATGGGATATTTATGTGACTATTGTGGGGAACACAGATCAATGGTGTACTGCCGATCTGATACAGCTTTTTTGTGCTTGTCCTGTGATCGAAATGTTCACTCTGCTAATGCCCTTTCGAAGCGACATTCTCGGACTCTTGTTTGTGAAAGATGTAATGCCCAGCCTGCTTTAGTTAGATGTATTGATGAAGAAGTATCTCTATGCCAGAAATGTAATTGGGAGGGTCATGATGAGAAAACTTCATTTCATAAGCAGCAAAGTATAGATTATTATACTGGCTGCCCTTCTGCATCAGAGCTTTCCAAAATCTGGTCATTCATCTTAGATATTCCTCTGCCTTCATCAGATAATTCTACTTGTCAAGAAGGATTAGGTTTATTGAGTATTTCTGAGAGTGGTACAAAGAACTGCATGGATCATGTTGATAAAAATGACAATCAAGCTGCAGTTGCTGATGGGAATGATCTCAATGAATCAATTTTTTGGAGTGGACGTGCATCTAGCCCTGAACTCCGTCTGCGTGAATGTCCAGACCAACCTGGGTGTACAGAATCCTCTCAG ATGTTTTATTCCTCTTATAGAGTTGTTGCAACATCCGAGGATGACCTGTTTGCAGACATAGACATGGATGAAGTTGACATAAATTTTGAGAACTATGACGAGCTCTTTGGTGTTACTCTTACTCACTCGGAACAATTGCTTGAGAATGGTGGAATTAACAGCTTGTTTTCAAGACATGACATGCGCATAGCTGATTCTAATTGCCAGGGTGGATTGGGTGCTGAG GGGGCATCGGCTGGAATTACTGGTCAAATGCAGCCAGCATGCAGCAATGCAGCATCTGCTGACTCAATCATGAGTGTCAAAACTGAACCAAACATTGGCTTTGCGGCAAAGCAAGCCCATTCTGGTCTCTCCTTTTCTGGCCTTACTGGAGAGAGTAGCGGTGGGGATTATCAGGACTGTGGAGCTTCTTCATTGCTTTTACTTGGAGAGCCACCCTGGTGTCCTCAAGGTCCTGAAAGTTCTAACCAATCCACTATTCGAACTGAAGCTGTTATGCGATATAAGGAAAAGAAGAAGACCAGAAA GTTTGAGAAGAGAGTTAGATATGCATCTCGCAAAGCCAGGGCTGACGTGAGGAAGCGTGTGAAGGGCCGATTTGTCAAGGCTGGTGATGCTTATGATTACGATCCTTTGAACGATACTAGGAGCTTCTGA